In Nitrospirota bacterium, one genomic interval encodes:
- the hfq gene encoding RNA chaperone Hfq encodes MEPSPGKPNIQQEFLDKAIKENQLLTLYLINGQCIRAHIEAYDSFTILLKEDGKQHLYYKHSITTINR; translated from the coding sequence GAATATTCAGCAGGAATTCCTCGACAAGGCCATAAAGGAGAACCAGCTCCTTACGCTGTATCTGATCAACGGACAGTGCATCAGGGCCCATATCGAGGCCTATGACAGCTTCACCATCCTGCTCAAAGAGGACGGCAAACAACACCTCTACTACAAACACTCGATCACCACGATCAATCGTTAG
- a CDS encoding RNA chaperone Hfq encodes METNLLDRMLDTYLTGRTSVTVTLRNKIRVSGRIKAFDSYVIIMDGHKQEILYRHAVTCVSPLPQEEHKRQPASSRPAPPAKTAPPRPEKSASHQPRQTQPQPQALSPSATENLNNSMKDGLLKWMQEQKAEK; translated from the coding sequence ATGGAAACAAATCTCCTCGATAGAATGCTGGACACCTACCTGACCGGGCGTACATCCGTGACGGTTACCCTCCGGAACAAGATCCGCGTTTCCGGAAGGATCAAGGCCTTTGACAGCTACGTCATCATCATGGACGGCCACAAACAGGAGATCCTGTACCGCCATGCGGTCACGTGCGTTTCCCCGCTTCCTCAGGAGGAGCACAAGCGCCAACCCGCGTCAAGCAGGCCCGCCCCCCCGGCAAAAACAGCTCCCCCAAGACCCGAAAAGAGCGCCTCGCACCAACCCAGGCAAACGCAGCCTCAGCCTCAGGCGCTTTCCCCATCCGCGACCGAGAATCTCAACAACAGCATGAAGGACGGACTGCTCAAGTGGATGCAGGAACAGAAGGCTGAAAAGTAG
- the lnt gene encoding apolipoprotein N-acyltransferase, with translation MNFRSLALAAFSGILLAVAFPAFDLHFLAWIALLPLFFALKGQSVKNGFWLGGISGIAYFVGTVYWVTNSMHVYGGIPIVPASLLMLLLSAYLALYPAVFGAAAVHIRKNHPSLFFIAAPALWTALELARTYAFSGFPWSLLGYSQYLALPVVQIADITGVYGVSFLIVLVNAALAEFILDRKSRFGLIVVLFAMMLVLGYGFVKLRTPAQRAGITVSVVQGNIAQDKKWDSAFQGETLAEYKQLTREALKEQPDLVIWPETATPFYFSGAAPMDQVLTADLVSFVKQNRVSLLFGSPTYEVKPNKRIIGRNSAFLLSADGRVEGAYHKIHLVPFGEYVPLRNVLFFVGKMVQAIGDFQAGNEYTVMTVPVRGNVPRPDVKVSTVICYEIIFPDLVRRFVDKGANVITTVTNDAWFGRTAAPYQHFSMAVFRAVENRVPVARAANTGVSGFIDAQGHILAASGIFTRVHLTHTLVPGAEKTFYTRFGDLFAYACVLASLIMLVWTPKNPVTLLPRRHTLHSRYHS, from the coding sequence ATGAACTTCCGCTCCCTTGCGCTCGCCGCGTTCTCGGGCATTCTTCTTGCCGTTGCCTTCCCCGCGTTCGACCTCCATTTCCTTGCATGGATCGCCCTGTTGCCGTTGTTCTTCGCGCTCAAGGGACAGAGCGTCAAGAATGGCTTTTGGCTTGGCGGGATATCCGGGATCGCGTATTTCGTCGGTACGGTCTATTGGGTGACGAACTCCATGCACGTGTATGGAGGAATTCCGATCGTCCCCGCATCGCTCCTGATGCTGCTCCTGAGCGCCTATCTTGCGCTCTATCCCGCGGTCTTCGGCGCCGCTGCCGTTCATATCAGGAAAAACCATCCATCGCTTTTTTTCATCGCCGCGCCCGCCCTCTGGACCGCGCTCGAACTCGCGCGCACCTACGCGTTCAGCGGCTTCCCCTGGTCGCTGCTCGGCTACTCGCAATATCTCGCGCTACCGGTTGTCCAGATAGCTGACATCACCGGCGTATACGGCGTCTCATTCCTGATCGTGCTGGTGAATGCCGCCCTCGCGGAATTCATCCTGGACAGAAAGAGCCGGTTCGGATTGATCGTTGTCCTGTTCGCGATGATGCTTGTTCTGGGCTATGGGTTCGTGAAATTACGAACACCGGCTCAACGGGCTGGTATAACAGTCTCGGTCGTGCAGGGGAATATCGCACAGGACAAGAAATGGGACTCCGCATTCCAGGGGGAAACGCTGGCGGAGTACAAGCAGCTCACCCGGGAGGCGCTCAAGGAGCAGCCGGATCTCGTGATCTGGCCGGAAACCGCCACGCCGTTCTACTTCAGCGGTGCGGCCCCCATGGACCAAGTCCTGACCGCGGACCTCGTTTCATTCGTGAAACAGAACCGGGTTTCGCTCCTCTTTGGCAGCCCGACCTATGAAGTAAAACCGAACAAGCGGATCATCGGCCGCAACTCCGCGTTCCTGCTTTCCGCTGATGGACGGGTTGAGGGGGCCTATCACAAGATACACCTCGTGCCGTTCGGCGAGTACGTGCCGCTCAGGAATGTCCTGTTCTTTGTCGGAAAGATGGTCCAGGCGATCGGAGACTTTCAGGCGGGCAACGAGTATACGGTGATGACGGTCCCTGTTCGTGGCAACGTTCCGCGTCCCGATGTAAAGGTGAGCACCGTCATCTGCTATGAGATCATCTTTCCTGACCTGGTCAGGAGATTCGTAGACAAGGGAGCGAACGTGATCACCACAGTCACGAACGACGCGTGGTTCGGCAGGACCGCGGCCCCGTACCAGCACTTCTCCATGGCGGTCTTTCGTGCTGTCGAGAACCGCGTGCCGGTCGCGCGCGCGGCGAACACCGGTGTCTCGGGCTTCATCGATGCGCAAGGTCATATCCTTGCCGCGTCGGGGATCTTCACCCGTGTGCACCTGACGCATACCCTCGTTCCCGGAGCTGAAAAAACCTTTTACACCCGCTTCGGCGACCTCTTCGCCTACGCCTGTGTGCTCGCGAGTTTGATCATGCTGGTGTGGACCCCGAAAAATCCAGTAACCCTCTTACCACGAAGACACACCCTGCACTCGCGTTACCACTCGTAA
- the recO gene encoding DNA repair protein RecO, whose translation MKSKTEAIIISSMNLGEADKLVTFFSLDRGMLKGVARNARKSFRRFGAGLESFTRSRLHLFEREHQELARIESTDIIEQHSSIGCDLGRAAVGAVMLELVREMAPLGERNAPAFLLLSHVLHLLDEGEDPLFLLRIFEIKFLSLLGYQPKLDHCLSCGVRPKGDIIFLVMKGGMLCPDCMVSSGEPQIRLSQGAVGFYYHVLRMDMDKVCRLKPSPAIMQELDQAFSAHTFHILGKRLKSTEFLKKVLPLSH comes from the coding sequence ATGAAATCCAAGACCGAGGCGATCATCATCAGCAGCATGAACCTGGGCGAGGCGGACAAGCTCGTCACGTTCTTTTCCCTCGACCGCGGCATGCTGAAGGGCGTTGCCAGGAACGCGCGGAAGTCCTTCCGCCGCTTCGGGGCGGGGCTCGAATCCTTTACCCGATCACGGCTGCATCTCTTCGAGCGCGAACACCAGGAGCTCGCGCGGATCGAATCCACGGACATCATCGAGCAGCATTCATCCATCGGCTGCGATCTGGGCCGCGCCGCTGTCGGCGCGGTGATGCTCGAACTGGTACGGGAGATGGCGCCGCTCGGCGAACGCAATGCGCCGGCCTTTCTGCTCCTTTCCCATGTTCTCCATCTTCTCGACGAGGGTGAGGACCCGCTGTTTCTGCTCCGGATATTCGAGATCAAGTTCCTGTCGCTGCTGGGTTACCAGCCCAAGCTCGATCACTGTCTTTCCTGCGGTGTCCGGCCGAAAGGGGACATCATCTTTCTGGTCATGAAGGGCGGTATGCTCTGCCCGGATTGCATGGTCTCTTCCGGCGAACCGCAGATACGGCTCTCCCAAGGCGCGGTGGGGTTCTATTATCACGTGCTCAGGATGGACATGGACAAGGTTTGCAGGCTTAAACCCTCTCCCGCGATCATGCAGGAGCTTGACCAGGCATTCTCCGCGCACACCTTTCACATCCTCGGCAAGCGGCTCAAGTCAACGGAGTTTCTGAAGAAAGTTTTACCCCTCAGTCACTAA
- a CDS encoding DedA family protein: MHELITWLLNTIGALGYPGIFLLMAMESSVIPVPSELIMPPAGYLAQQGQMNMAIVILCGTVGSLLGAYANYYAAHYLGRPLILKYGKYVWITEEKFAKVERFFKDHGEVSTFIGRLLPVVRHLISLPAGLAGMNHLKFSLYTLLGAGLWVTVLSYIGYFIGANRDLIMQYSNQALIGAVLLSVSIAVVYVWNHRRKNNKE, translated from the coding sequence ATGCATGAACTGATCACCTGGCTGCTGAACACCATCGGGGCGCTCGGCTATCCCGGCATCTTTCTTCTGATGGCCATGGAGAGCTCGGTCATTCCGGTCCCGAGCGAGCTGATCATGCCGCCGGCCGGCTACCTGGCGCAGCAGGGACAGATGAATATGGCGATCGTGATCCTCTGCGGCACCGTTGGCAGTCTCCTGGGCGCCTACGCGAATTACTACGCGGCGCACTATCTGGGCAGGCCGCTCATCTTGAAATACGGGAAGTATGTCTGGATCACGGAAGAGAAGTTCGCGAAGGTCGAGCGGTTCTTCAAAGACCACGGCGAGGTGTCGACCTTCATCGGCAGGCTTCTGCCGGTTGTGCGGCACCTGATCTCGCTCCCGGCGGGCCTGGCGGGCATGAACCATCTGAAGTTCTCTCTCTACACGCTGCTCGGAGCGGGGCTGTGGGTCACGGTGCTTTCGTACATCGGATATTTCATCGGCGCGAATCGGGACCTTATCATGCAGTACTCGAACCAGGCGCTCATCGGGGCCGTTCTGCTGAGTGTCTCTATTGCGGTGGTCTATGTCTGGAACCACCGGAGGAAGAACAATAAAGAGTAA
- the era gene encoding GTPase Era — MSDHENFKSGFISIIGRPNVGKSTLLNALLGEKIAIISSKPQTTRNRILGIVNQPGAQIVFLDTPGIHKPMHKMNEVMVKTALQTCKEVDVILMLVEATEQPGGGDKFIIETLSKVKTPVFLLINKVDLIKKDALLPLMQEYSKLYNFAEIIPVSALKNDLGGLVETVLKRLPQGPHYFPDDQLTDQPERFIVSELVREKIFELTKEEIPYSTAVVIEEMKEDPDITRISAVIYVERDSQKGILIGKGGAMLKQIGTLARLDAEKLLGTKVFLKLFVKVKKDWREDEGMLKNFGILQEGK; from the coding sequence ATGAGCGACCATGAAAATTTCAAATCCGGCTTCATCTCCATCATCGGCAGGCCGAATGTCGGAAAATCCACGCTCCTGAACGCACTTCTCGGCGAGAAGATCGCCATCATCTCGAGCAAACCCCAGACCACCCGGAACCGCATCCTCGGCATCGTGAACCAGCCGGGCGCGCAAATCGTGTTTCTGGACACACCGGGCATCCACAAACCCATGCACAAGATGAACGAGGTCATGGTCAAGACCGCGCTCCAGACCTGCAAAGAAGTGGACGTGATCCTGATGCTCGTCGAGGCCACGGAGCAGCCCGGAGGCGGGGACAAATTCATCATCGAGACCCTGTCGAAGGTCAAGACGCCGGTCTTTCTCCTTATCAACAAGGTGGACCTGATCAAAAAAGACGCGCTTCTGCCGCTCATGCAGGAGTACAGCAAGCTCTACAATTTTGCCGAGATCATCCCCGTGTCGGCGCTCAAGAACGACCTCGGCGGTCTTGTCGAGACGGTCCTGAAGCGTTTGCCCCAGGGACCGCACTATTTCCCGGATGACCAGCTTACCGACCAGCCGGAACGATTCATTGTGTCCGAGCTTGTCCGGGAGAAGATCTTCGAGCTCACCAAAGAGGAGATCCCCTATTCCACGGCGGTGGTCATCGAGGAAATGAAGGAAGACCCGGACATCACGCGGATATCCGCCGTCATCTATGTGGAACGCGACTCGCAGAAGGGCATCCTGATCGGCAAGGGCGGGGCGATGCTGAAGCAGATCGGCACGCTCGCCCGTCTTGATGCCGAGAAACTGCTCGGGACCAAGGTCTTTCTGAAGCTCTTCGTGAAGGTAAAGAAAGACTGGCGTGAGGACGAGGGAATGCTGAAGAACTTCGGGATACTGCAAGAGGGGAAATAG
- the nadA gene encoding quinolinate synthase produces MITGKTDINALREKIFKLKKDLNAIILAHNYQRPEVQDIADLTGDSLELSRTAAKTDCAVIVFCGVHFMAESASILSPDKTVLLPEIGAGCPMADMVTVKGPRKTRRDFYSEKLGIAFEFADDFTLLDMKKKYPGVPVVAYVNTSAAVKAESDICCTSSNVVKVVESLKEDVVICIPDRNLSAFAAKRTKKKIISWDGFCNVHHGHLDIEDVNKARAAHPDAALVVHPECPPEIQDLADQITSTSGMLRFCRESNHKEFIIGTEEGLLHRLRKESPDKKFFIVSNEMVCPNMKRTKLESVLTALEKMQYVIKVPEDIRVPAKRALDRMLAL; encoded by the coding sequence ATGATTACCGGGAAGACCGACATCAACGCCCTCCGCGAAAAGATCTTCAAGCTCAAAAAAGACCTGAACGCCATCATCCTCGCGCACAATTACCAGCGTCCCGAGGTGCAGGACATCGCCGACCTCACGGGGGACTCGCTCGAGCTCTCGCGCACCGCGGCAAAAACGGACTGCGCGGTTATCGTGTTCTGCGGCGTGCACTTCATGGCCGAAAGCGCCTCGATCCTCTCTCCGGACAAGACCGTCCTGCTCCCCGAGATCGGCGCGGGCTGTCCCATGGCCGACATGGTCACGGTCAAAGGACCGCGCAAGACGCGCCGGGACTTCTATTCTGAAAAGCTCGGGATCGCATTCGAGTTCGCCGACGACTTCACGCTCCTGGACATGAAGAAGAAATATCCCGGCGTGCCGGTTGTCGCGTATGTGAACACCTCGGCCGCGGTCAAGGCGGAGAGCGACATCTGCTGTACCTCATCAAATGTCGTGAAGGTCGTTGAATCGCTGAAAGAAGATGTTGTCATCTGCATCCCGGACCGGAACCTCTCGGCCTTTGCCGCCAAGCGGACGAAGAAAAAGATCATCTCCTGGGACGGTTTCTGCAACGTGCATCACGGCCATCTCGACATCGAGGACGTCAACAAGGCGCGCGCCGCCCATCCCGATGCCGCCCTGGTCGTCCATCCCGAATGCCCGCCCGAGATACAGGACCTGGCGGACCAGATCACGAGCACATCAGGCATGCTCCGCTTTTGCAGGGAATCGAACCACAAGGAATTCATCATCGGCACCGAGGAAGGACTGCTCCATCGCCTGAGGAAAGAGAGCCCTGACAAGAAGTTCTTTATCGTTTCGAATGAGATGGTCTGTCCCAATATGAAGCGGACAAAGCTTGAAAGCGTGCTTACCGCGCTGGAGAAAATGCAGTATGTCATCAAAGTCCCCGAGGACATCCGTGTCCCGGCCAAGCGCGCGCTGGACAGAATGCTCGCCCTGTAA
- a CDS encoding DNA recombination protein RmuC — MNIAIIILLAAVVLILLWLVFLSRRKTADPAMTLMQQEVQSLRGQLTEAMQRNQETVNQQLSQVTLQVNSQLNQVTQQLQRSTGDLNSRLDNAARVVQEVSKGLGGLSEATKKVFDVGKDIASLQEILRSPKLRGGLGELFLGDLLAQIFPPAHYALQHRFKSGEAVDAVIKLGRNLVPVDAKFPLENFKRVVETATEEERRSAKKKFISDVKKHIDAISGKYILPDEGTFDFALMYIPAENVYYELIIRDEAVDTDKGLLNYAFTKRVIPVSPNSFYAYLQTILLGLKGLHIEEQAHDILKNLARLSGDFRKFQDEFELVGKHLTNTKTKYDDADKRLEKFGDRLQALSGTGDNTLIEENNKLPL, encoded by the coding sequence ATGAACATAGCCATCATAATACTTCTTGCAGCGGTCGTCCTCATCCTCCTCTGGCTCGTGTTCCTGTCCCGGAGAAAGACCGCCGACCCCGCCATGACCCTGATGCAGCAGGAAGTGCAGTCCCTCCGCGGTCAGCTCACCGAAGCAATGCAGAGGAACCAGGAAACGGTAAATCAGCAGCTCAGCCAGGTCACGCTCCAGGTAAATTCTCAGCTGAACCAGGTCACCCAGCAGCTCCAGAGGTCCACCGGCGACTTGAACAGCAGACTGGACAACGCCGCCCGCGTGGTGCAGGAAGTGAGCAAGGGACTCGGGGGCCTCTCCGAAGCGACAAAAAAAGTGTTCGATGTGGGCAAGGACATCGCGAGCCTGCAGGAGATACTGAGGTCACCCAAGCTGCGCGGCGGGCTCGGCGAGCTCTTTCTCGGAGATCTCCTAGCACAGATATTCCCGCCGGCCCACTATGCGCTTCAACACCGGTTCAAGAGCGGAGAGGCAGTGGACGCGGTCATCAAACTCGGCAGGAACCTCGTGCCGGTGGACGCCAAGTTCCCGCTCGAAAATTTCAAGCGTGTTGTCGAGACGGCAACGGAGGAAGAGCGCAGGAGTGCCAAAAAGAAGTTCATCAGCGACGTCAAGAAGCATATCGACGCCATCTCCGGCAAGTATATTCTGCCCGACGAGGGTACCTTCGACTTCGCGCTCATGTATATCCCTGCGGAGAACGTGTATTACGAGCTCATCATCAGGGACGAGGCCGTTGATACCGACAAGGGACTTTTGAACTACGCCTTTACCAAGCGGGTCATCCCGGTCTCACCCAACAGTTTTTACGCCTACCTCCAGACCATACTCCTGGGTCTCAAAGGACTGCACATCGAGGAGCAGGCACACGATATTTTGAAGAACCTGGCAAGGCTTTCGGGTGATTTCAGAAAATTTCAGGATGAATTCGAACTGGTGGGGAAACACCTGACAAATACGAAGACGAAATACGACGATGCGGACAAAAGACTGGAAAAGTTCGGTGATCGGCTTCAAGCCCTGAGCGGGACCGGGGACAATACGCTCATCGAAGAAAACAATAAGCTGCCGCTGTGA
- a CDS encoding KUP/HAK/KT family potassium transporter — protein sequence MPDKTSHAKGIIKSLGLVFGDIGTSPIYTLTVIFLLPTIVRTEDSVIGVLSLIVWTLIILVTVEYAWLAMSLGKRGEGGTIVLRELLVPLLKSGRQATVVTMLSFIGISLIIGDGVITPAISILSAVEGMLLINGLEGMDRTSLVIIAGAIAILLFSIQKKGTERVAKAFGPLMILWFAALTISGIASIYYMPSVVKAVNPYYAFTFMTHHGLTGFFVLSEVILCATGGEALYADMGHLGREPIVRAWYFVFFALVLNYLGQGAFLIRHPDARNVLFEMVYHQAHVLYIPFLLLSIIATIIASQAMISGMFSIVYQGITTRIMPMFKVDYTSEERHSQIYIGAVNWFLLFSVLFIIMEFRESSRLAAAYGLAVTGTMTLTGIFMTWIFYLQRKFGRAALSVVVTFVCMTFLLSNTYKIPHGGYWSIIIAAIPFLVIMLYRKGQRKLYNVLQPLPIDVFLPSYTQIYQNMSRIKGTALFFARDAKEVPPYIVHTIIKNNILYEDNIIISIVKREDPFGTTGFFKESLGPGLRSFEIQTGYMEVPDVEEILREAGIQEKTIFYGVEDILPSNIVWQLFSIIKRLTPNIVQFYKLPYNKLHGVVTRVEM from the coding sequence ATGCCTGACAAAACATCCCATGCCAAAGGAATCATAAAGTCTCTCGGCCTTGTGTTCGGCGACATCGGCACGAGTCCGATCTACACGCTCACGGTCATTTTCCTTCTGCCGACGATCGTGCGCACCGAGGACAGCGTGATCGGGGTCCTGTCCCTCATTGTCTGGACGCTCATCATCCTGGTGACCGTGGAGTACGCCTGGCTGGCCATGAGCCTCGGCAAACGCGGAGAAGGCGGCACCATCGTGCTCCGGGAACTCCTGGTCCCGCTCCTCAAATCGGGCAGGCAGGCCACGGTTGTCACCATGCTCTCGTTCATCGGCATCTCGCTTATCATCGGCGACGGCGTCATCACGCCGGCCATCAGTATCCTGAGCGCTGTGGAGGGCATGCTCCTGATCAACGGGCTCGAGGGAATGGACCGGACCTCCCTTGTCATCATTGCCGGCGCCATCGCCATTCTGCTCTTCTCGATTCAGAAGAAGGGGACCGAGCGGGTCGCCAAGGCCTTCGGGCCGCTTATGATCCTGTGGTTTGCCGCCCTGACGATCTCCGGCATCGCTTCGATCTATTATATGCCCTCGGTGGTCAAGGCGGTGAATCCCTATTATGCCTTCACCTTCATGACCCATCACGGACTCACCGGGTTCTTCGTACTCTCCGAGGTCATTCTCTGCGCCACGGGCGGCGAGGCGCTCTACGCGGACATGGGACACCTGGGCCGCGAGCCGATCGTGCGGGCCTGGTACTTCGTGTTCTTCGCCCTGGTGCTCAACTATCTCGGCCAGGGGGCATTCCTCATCCGGCATCCCGATGCCAGGAACGTGCTGTTCGAGATGGTGTATCATCAGGCGCACGTCCTCTATATCCCGTTCCTGCTCCTCTCGATCATCGCCACGATCATCGCGTCGCAGGCCATGATCAGCGGCATGTTCTCGATCGTGTACCAGGGCATCACCACGCGCATCATGCCCATGTTCAAGGTGGACTATACTTCCGAGGAGCGTCATTCCCAGATCTATATCGGTGCTGTGAACTGGTTCCTGCTCTTTTCGGTGCTTTTCATCATCATGGAATTCCGGGAGTCCAGCAGGCTTGCGGCCGCATACGGCCTTGCGGTCACCGGCACCATGACCCTCACCGGCATCTTCATGACCTGGATCTTCTATCTCCAGAGGAAGTTCGGCCGCGCGGCGCTCTCGGTGGTCGTGACCTTCGTCTGCATGACGTTCCTCCTTTCCAACACCTACAAGATCCCCCATGGCGGTTACTGGTCCATCATCATTGCCGCGATACCGTTCCTGGTCATCATGCTCTACCGCAAAGGCCAGCGGAAGCTCTACAATGTGCTCCAGCCTCTGCCGATCGACGTCTTTCTGCCGAGCTACACCCAGATCTATCAGAACATGAGCAGGATCAAGGGGACCGCGCTCTTCTTCGCGAGGGACGCGAAAGAGGTCCCGCCCTATATCGTACATACGATCATCAAAAACAACATTCTCTATGAGGACAATATCATCATCTCCATCGTCAAGCGCGAGGACCCCTTCGGCACCACGGGGTTCTTCAAGGAAAGTCTCGGCCCCGGGCTCCGGTCCTTCGAGATACAAACGGGCTACATGGAGGTGCCGGATGTCGAGGAAATCCTGCGCGAGGCGGGGATCCAGGAAAAAACGATCTTTTACGGTGTTGAGGATATTCTGCCGAGCAACATCGTCTGGCAGCTGTTCTCGATCATCAAGCGGCTGACGCCGAACATCGTTCAATTCTACAAGCTCCCGTACAACAAGCTCCACGGCGTGGTGACCAGGGTGGAGATGTAA